From Vitis vinifera cultivar Pinot Noir 40024 chromosome 3, ASM3070453v1, the proteins below share one genomic window:
- the LOC100245131 gene encoding serine/threonine-protein kinase ATR isoform X2: MLVVEDILYVAMHHADKASITESTRVLIKCFCESFTGISGDPALLSDLPTSSKPIDGFGIMINLTDKSRWQPFATWIIKLMNKCLTEGTLYVEGLVNSPFVSSACTFLCYGDADLQMACFDFARVLGALINYDIVPHQNLIQSISFILDEAGDGLPVFRNVAYDSSMGGCLHVLHSTCSDDVVKLTAADLINVFPRSILNTKSAELKVALCNAYIRIAKTCPPHIWKPESLIYTLLSSEPCLPLIDCFQVALSILGPDCVGAKTSDTSMVSSTSSDKRIENLRVGGKRPIQDQDTCKSKRQKLEEESMASNAEVHVSCKLSHIVTCEREQEHANYMHTSLLSFVELLKPTVVKDTPFRPEVSLTALSMLCIVFSKYPQTNLSLFITQQIYAWIPWICEQVKQGCSIALDLSIYLEAVHCVLLLQSPLSMENTFFRNNGDGADFVNIVLKLPFTHSFVLSESNPPWRTKCLSVQVQSKIGPSLKTESILEVLDLGLHDEADEVRIEAVISMPVIVLWSGLDVLRHVFRRLDFLENEKHEKVKKIIPFSLGFLACLYGLCNVVAGLDETACKLFFKSENEKWSQFVEHVLEGFWCPKCDGRIANDHELRSKILHLPDIQTVEIGLDHDYIHLQSIFFNLLYDESSEEVQVACVGVIRRILLHGVPDIVLKTKSEWVKCVENLLLHKKKAVREAFCMQISFFLEDSVLSCLFLDGEASDKTKEQKFLDKIKHALAAAEDPQVFETLLESTAEIMIAVDIQSQIFLFSLILLVDQLDNPHLTVRMTASRLIHRSCFFHLKGGFELILSKVVHIRNELYDYLSTRVASRPKMVQEFAESVIGVETEDLVKKMVPVVLPKLVVTQQDDNLAVVTLQELAKCLDTDMVPLIVNWLPKVLAFALHRADGQELFSALQFYHVHTGSNNQEIFAAALPALLDELVCFLDVGDLDEISKRLARVPQMIKEVAKVLTGSEDLPGFLRNHFVGLLNSIDRKMLHAEDLALQKQALKRIEMLIKLMGSHLSTYVPKLMVLLMHAIDKESLQSEGLSVLHFFIGQLAKVSPSSTKHVISQVFAALIPFLEREKENLSIHLNKVVEILEELVFENKAILKQHIREFPPLPSIPALMKVNEVIQDARGSMNLKDQLLDIVDGLDHENLNVRYMVACELSKLLNLRRDDITALITGEAGSHMDVLSSLITSLLRGCAEESRTVVGQRLKLICADCLGALGAVDPAKVKGISCQRFKIECSDDDLIFELIHKHLARAFRAAPDTIVQDSAALAIQELLKIAGCEASLDENMALSTLQTLKDKEPLKVSISGVKSIDCCDEMSRRGQRLWDRFSNYVKEIIAPCLTSRFQLPNVVDSASAGPIYRPSMSFRRWIFFWIRKLTVLATGSRASIFNSCRGIVRHDMQTAIYLLPYLVLNAVCHGSKEARYGITAEILSVLDAAASDNSGAADHESGGQSEVCIQAVFTLLDNLGQWVDDVEQDIALSQSFQSAVSRQQSSKLKDQNPNPTDSDLLLIQCKYVSELLAAIPKVTLAKASFRCQAYARSLMYFESHVRGKSGSFNPAAEKGGFFEDEDISFLMEIYSGLDEPDGLSGLACLRTSLSLQDQLLINKKAGNWAEVLTSSEQALQMEPTSVQRHSDVLNCLLNMCHLQAMVIHVDGLISRIPKYKKTWCMQGVQAAWRLSRWELMDEYLDGADKEGLLCSSSESNASFDMDVVKILQAMMKKDQFSVAEKIALSKQALIAPLAAAGMDSYTRAYPFVVKLHMLRELEDFHQLLVDESFLEKSFDLADLRFTKMMENWGNRLRFTQPSLWAREPLLALRRLVLGASGLGAQVGDCWLQYAKLCRSAGHYETANRAILEAQASGSPNVHMEKAKLLWSTRRSDGAIAELQQSLLNMPVEIVGSAAISSITSRSLVPANPPPLLCDTQTSNENRDIAKTLLLYSRWIHYTGQKQKEDVMSLYSRVRELQPRWEKGYFYMAKYCDEVLVDARKRQEENFEPCPRIIPSKSAIVASTNLNSEKHWWSYLPDVLLFYAKGLHRGHKNLFQALPRLLTLWFDFGSVYQRSGSSSNKEWKNIHGKVMGIMRGCLKDLPTYQWLTVLPQLVSRICHQNEEIVRLVKLIITSVLRQYPQQALWIMAAVSKSTVPSRREAAAEIIQAARKGSSSGNSGNNLFVQFATLIDHLIRLCFHSGQPKARTINLSTEFSALKRMMPLGIIMPIQQSLTVTLPAYEMNHGDSLISDIFTSDLPTISGIADEAEILSSLQRPKKIVLLGSDGVQCPFLCKPKDDLRKDARMMEFTAMINRLLSKYPESRRRKLYIRTFAVIPLTEDCGMVEWVPHTRGLRHILQDIYISCGKFDRQKTNPQIKRIYDQCQGKMLEDEMLKNKILPMFPPVFHKWFLNNFSEPAAWFRARLAYSHTTAVWSMVGHIVGLGDRHGENILFDSTTGDCVHVDFSCLFDKGLQLEKPELVPFRLTQNMIDGLGITGYEGIFLRVSEITLSVLRTHRETLVSILETFIHDPLVEWTKSHKSSGVEVQNPHAQRAISNIEARLQGIVVGVGAAPSLPLAVEGQARRLIAEAVSHKNLGKMYIWWMPWF; encoded by the exons ATGCTAGTGGTTGAAG ATATTCTTTACGTAGCAATGCACCATGCTGACAAAGCAAGCATCACAGAATCCACTAGAGtgttaataaagtgtttttgtGAGTCGTTTACTGGGATATCTGGTGATCCAGCGCTTCTCAGTGATCTCCCTACCAGTAGCAAACCGATTGATGGCTTTGGTATTATGATTAACCTCACTGACAAGAGCCGGTGGCAGCCTTTTGCAACTTGGATTATTAAGCTTATGAATAAATGTTTAACTGAAGGAACTCTGTATGTGGAAGGGCTTGTAAATTCACCTTTTGTTTCCTCTGCATGTACTTTTTTATGTTATGGAGATGCTGATCTTCAAATG GCATGCTTTGACTTTGCACGTGTCCTGGGGGCattaataaattatgacatTGTTCCTCATCAAAATCTAATTCAGTCGATATCTTTCATATTGGATGAGGCTGGGGATGGACTTCCAGTGTTCAG AAATGTGGCTTATGATTCCTCCATGGGTGGTTGCCTTCATGTGTTGCACTCTACTTGTTCAGACGATGTTGTTAAATTAACAGCTGCAgatttaattaatgttttcccTCGGTCAATTTTGAATACCAAAAGCGCTGAACTTAAG gTTGCATTGTGCAATGCATACATACGGATTGCTAAAACATGTCCTCCTCATATCTGGAAACCAGAATCTCTTATTTATACACTTCTTTCCTCAGAACCCTGCCTGCCATTGATAGATTGCTTTCAAGTAGCTCTATCTATACTTGGTCCTGATTGTGTTGGAGCAAAAACAAGTGACACGAGTATGGTTTCATCAACCTCAAGTGATAAAAGAATTGAGAACTTGAGAGTTGGAGGGAAGCGGCCTATTCAGGACCAGGACACTTGCAAGAGTAAGCGCCAAAAGCTTGAAGAAGAAAGTATGGCTTCCAATGCTGAAGTTCATGTATCATGCAAGCTATCTCATATTGTTACTTGTGAAAGAGAACAAGAACATGCAAACTACATGCACACCTCACTTCTCTCATTTGTTGAACTTCTGAAACCCACTGTGGTCAAAGATACACCATTTAGACCAGAAGTTTCTTTAACTGCTCTTAGCATGCTTTGCATTGTCTTCTCTAAATATCCACAGACCAATTTGTCCCTTTTCATTACTCAACAGATATATGCATGGATCCCTTGGATATGTGAGCAG GTAAAACAAGGCTGTTCAATCGCACTTGATTTATCCATCTATCTGGAAGCAGTTCACTGTGTATTGCTTTTGCAAA gtCCTCTATCCATGGAGAATACTTTTTTCAGAAATAATGGCGATGGTGCAGATTTTGTGAATATAGTGCTAAAGCTTCCATTTACCCATTCTTTTGTGCTCAGTGAGTCTAATCCTCCCTGGAGAACGAAATGTCTCTCTGTCCAAGTTCAGTCCAAGATTGGTCCTAGCTTAAAAACTGAAAGCATTCTTGAAGTCTTGGATTTGGGTCTCCATGATGAAGCTGATGAGGTTAGAATTGAAGCTGTCATTTCTATGCCGGTGATTGTCTTGTGGTCTGGTCTTGATGTGCTAAGACATGTCTTCAGAAGGCTGGA TTTTTTGGAGAATGAGAAGCATGAGAAGGTTAAGAAGATTATTCCCTTTTCTCTTGGTTTTTTGGCATGTCTTTATGGACTTTGCAATGTTGTTGCTGGTCTGGATGAAACTGCATGCAAATTGTTCTTCAAAAGTGAAAATGAGAAATGGAGTCAGTTTGTGGAACATGTATTGGAAGGATTTTGGTGTCCAAAGTGTGATGGTAGAATAGCAAACGATCATGAGTTGCGTTCTAAAATTCTACATCTGCCTGATATACAGACAGTAGAGATTGGTCTGGATCATGACTATATCCATCTACAGTCCATATTTTTCAATCTTCTTTATGATGAGTCATCAGAAGAGGTTCAAGTTGCATGTGTGGGAGTAATTCGAAGAATCCTCTTACATGGGGTTCCGGATATTGTGCTTAAAACAAAATCTGAATGGGTAAAATGTGTCGAAAATCTGCTCCTTCACAAAAAGAAGGCTGTAAGAGAAGCATTCTGCATGCAGATTAGTTTCTTCCTTGAGGATTCTGTTTTGAGTTGTTTATTTCTGGATGGGGAGGCATCAGATAAAACTAAAGAACAGAAGTTTTTAGACAAAATAAAGCATGCTTTGGCAGCAGCTGAAGATCCTCAGGTCTTTGAGACACTTTTGGAATCTACTGCAGAAATTATGATTGCTGTTGATATTCAGAGTCAAATTTTCTTGTTCTCTCTTATATTGTTGGTTGATCAGCTTGATAATCCCCATTTGACAGTGAGAATGACTGCATCAAGGTTAATACACAGATCTTGCTTCTTCCATCTTAAAGGAGGTTTTGAACTAATCCTTTCAAAAGTTGTTCATATTCGGAATGAACTCTATGATTATTTATCCACGAGGGTTGCAAGCCGTCCAAAAATGGTCCAAGAGTTTGCAGAGTCTGTTATTGGTGTTGAGACTGAAGACCTTGTCAAGAAAATGGTTCCTGTTGTTCTTCCAAAGCTTGTTGTCACTCAGCAGGATGATAATCTAGCAGTTGTCACCTTACAAGAGTTGGCTAAGTGTTTGGACACAGATATGGTGCCACTGATAGTTAATTGGCTTCCAAAAGTGCTTGCTTTTGCTCTTCATCGAGCTGATGGTCAAGAATTATTCTCTGCTTTGCAGTTTTATCATGTGCATACTGGTTCTAATAACCAGGAGATCTTTGCTGCTGCATTGCCTGCACTGTTGGACGAACTTGTGTGCTTTTTGGATGTTGGTGATTTGGATGAAATAAGCAAAAG GTTAGCAAGAGTACCACAGATGATAAAAGAAGTTGCAAAAGTTCTGACTGGCAGTGAAGATCTTCCAGGCTTCTTGAGGAATCATTTTGTTGGTCTCCTTAATAGTATTGATAGAAAAATGCTCCATGCTGAGGATCTAGCACTACAGAAACAAGCCTTGAAACGTATTGAGATGCTAATTAAATTAATGGGTTCTCATCTTAGCACTTATGTGCCAAAACTTATGGTTCTTCTCATGCATGCGATTGATAAAGAATCGCTCCAGTCTGAGGGTCTCTCAGTTTTGCACTTCTTCATTGGGCAGTTGGCAAAGGTATCGCCATCTAGCACTAAACATGTAATTTCTCAAGTTTTTGCTGCTCTTATCCCCTTcctggagagagagaaagaaaatcttTCCATTCATTTGAATAAAGTAGTGGAAATTCTAGAAGAACTTGTGTTTGAGAACAAGGCTATCCTAAAGCAGCATATCCGCGAGTTTCCTCCATTGCCCAGCATTCCTGCTTTAATGAAAGTGAATGAAGTTATACAAGATGCACGTGGGTCAATGAATTTGAAGGATCAATTGCTAGATATTGTGGATGGTTTAGATCACGAGAACTTAAATGTGAGGTATATGGTGGCATGTGAGCTGAGCAAACTTCTGAACCTAAGAAGGGATGACATCACAGCTTTGATCACTGGGGAAGCAGGTTCACATATGGATGTCCTGAGCTCTTTGATTACATCCCTACTTAGAGGATGTGCAGAAGAATCAAGGACTGTAGTGGGTCAGCGGCTTAAGTTGATATGTGCCGATTGCCTTGGAGCACTAGGAGCAGTTGACCCTGCCAAAGTAAAGGGTATTTCATGCCAGCGCTTCAAAATTGAATGCTCAGATGATGATCTTATCTTTGAGTTGATCCACAAGCATCTGGCCAGGGCTTTTAGAGCTGCACCTGATACCATTGTCCAAGATTCAGCTGCATTGGCAATACAGGAGCTGCTAAAGATTGCAGGTTGTGAGGCATCACTTGATGAGAACATGGCACTTTCTACACTGCAAACACTGAAAGATAAAGAACCTTTAAAAGTCTCTATTTCTGGGGTTAAGAGCATAGATTGTTGTGATGAGATGAGTAGGAGGGGTCAGAGGTTATGGGACCGATTCTCTAATTATGTTAAAGAGATAATAGCTCCTTGCTTAACCTCTAGATTTCAACTTCCAAATGTAGTTGATTCTGCATCTGCTGGCCCAATTTACCGCCCTTCTATGTCTTTCAGAAGATGGATATTCTTTTGGATCAGGAAACTGACTGTGCTTGCAACTGGTTCTCGTGCGAGTATTTTCAATTCCTGTCGAGGTATAGTGCGCCATGATATGCAAACAGCAATATATCTGCTGCCCTATTTAGTCCTGAATGCTGTCTGTCATGGCAGCAAGGAAGCACGCTATGGAATAACAGCAGAGATCCTATCTGTTCTTGATGCAGCAGCATCAGATAATAGTGGGGCTGCAGATCATGAAAGTGGTGGGCAAAGTGAAGTGTGCATTCAAGCTGTGTTCACTCTTCTTGATAACCTTGGGCAGTGGGTGGATGATGTAGAACAAGATATCGCTCTTTCTCAATCTTTTCAATCAGCTGTTTCTAGGCAACAATCATCCAAGTTAAAGGATCAAAATCCCAATCCAACAGATTCAGACCTCCTCCTAATACAGTGTAAATATGTTTCAGAGCTTTTGGCTGCAATTCCAAAGGTGACCCTAGCCAAGGCCTCCTTCAGATGCCAGGCTTATGCTAGGTCATTGATGTACTTTGAATCTCATGTGCGGGGAAAGTCAGGATCTTTCAATCCTGCAGCTGAGAAGGGTGGCTTCTTCGAGGATGAAGATATCTCATTTCTAATGGAAATATACAGTGGTTTGGATGAGCCTGATGGTCTATCTGGCCTAGCATGTTTACGCACATCATTAAGTTTGCAAGACCAGCTTTTAATCAACAAGAAAGCAGGAAACTGGGCTGAAGTTTTAACTTCTTCTGAGCAGGCTTTGCAGATGGAGCCCACCTCGGTGCAGAGGCATTCAGATGTTCTTAATTGTTTACTGAACATGTGCCACCTCCAGGCTATGGTTATTCACGTGGATGGTTTAATATCTAGAATTCCTAAATACAAGAAAACTTGGTGCATGCAAGGTGTTCAGGCAGCATGGAGGCTTAGCAGGTGGGAGTTGATGGATGAGTACCTTGATGGGGCTGACAAGGAAGGTTTACTTTGCAGCAGCTCCGAGAGTAATGCTTCCTTTGACATGGATGTTGTGAAAATTCTCCAGGCCATGATGAAGAAAGACCAGTTCTCAGTTGCTGAGAAAATTGCTCTGTCCAAACAAGCTCTGATTGCTCCTCTAGCTGCTGCTGGTATGGATTCTTATACACGGGCTTACCCATTTGTTGTAAAGCTCCACATGCTAAGGGAGCTGGAGGACTTCCATCAACTCCTTGTTGACGAGTCTTTTTTGGAGAAATCATTCGATTTGGCTGATCTGagatttacaaaaatgatggaaaacTGGGGAAATCGGCTCAGATTTACACAGCCATCCCTTTGGGCAAGAGAGCCACTTCTGGCTTTACGAAGATTGGTTCTTGGTGCAAGCGGTCTTGGTGCTCAAGTTGGTGACTGCTGGCTTCAATATGCAAAGCTCTGTCGCTCAGCTGGTCATTATGAGACAGCTAACCGAGCAATTCTGGAAGCTCAGGCTTCAGGTTCACCGAATGTTCACATGGAAAAAGCTAAGCTTCTTTGGAGCACTAGGCGATCTGATGGTGCCATTGCGGAGCTGCAACAGTCTCTCCTGAACATGCCTGTAGAGATCGTAGGTTCTGCCgcaatatcatcaattaccagCCGCTCACTGGTTCCAGCTAACCCTCCACCTTTACTTTGTGATACACAAACATCAAATGAGAATAGAGATATTGCAAAGACCCTCCTCCTATATTCTAGGTGGATCCATTACACTGGACAGAAGCAGAAGGAAGATGTGATGAGTCTTTATTCTAGGGTGAGAGAACTGCAACCCAGATGGGAGAAAGGATACTTCTATATGGCCAAGTATTGTGATGAAGTACTTGTTGATGCCAGGAAACGGCAGGAAGAGAATTTTGAACCGTGCCCCAGGATAATACCTTCAAAATCTGCCATTGTTGCTTCTACAAATTTAAATTCTGAGAAGCATTGGTGGTCTTACCTTCCTGATGTGCTGTTGTTTTATGCTAAGGGGCTTCATAGAGGCCACAAGAATCTCTTTCAAGCACTTCCCAGGTTGTTGACCCTGTGGTTTGACTTTGGAAGTGTTTATCAAAGAAGTGGATCATCATCGAATAAAGAATGGAAAAATATCCATGGAAAG GTAATGGGTATTATGCGAGGCTGTTTGAAGGATTTGCCTACATATCAGTGGTTAACAGTTTTGCCTCAGTTGGTTTCTAGAATTTGCCACCagaatgaagaaattgttcGTCTAGTCAAACTCATCATCACCTCTGTTCTCCGTCAATATCCACAGCAAGCCCTTTGGATTATGGCTGCAGTTTCAAAATCCACAGTACCTTCAAGGCGGGAGGCAGCTGCAGAGATCATACAAGCTGCACGAAAAGGGTCCAGCTCAGGAAACAGCGGCAACAATTTGTTTGTTCAGTTTGCTACTCTGATCGATCATCTAATCAGGTTGTGCTTCCATTCAGGCCAGCCAAAGGCAAGGACAATCAATCTCTCAACCGAATTTAGTGCCTTGAAGAGGATGATGCCACTGGGAATTATAATGCCAATCCAACAATCTCTTACTGTCACTCTACCAGCATATGAAATGAATCATGGTGACTCACTTATCTCTGATATCTTCACCTCAGATCTCCCTACAATATCTGGAATAGCTGATGAGGCTGAGATCCTCTCTTCTCTTCAGCGACCGAAGAAA ATCGTTTTGTTAGGTAGTGATGGTGTCCAATGTCCATTCCTTTGCAAACCTAAGGATGATCTGAGGAAGGATGCTCGAATGATGGAATTCACTGCAATGATAAACCGTTTATTATCCAAATATCCTGAAAGTCGTCGGAGAAAGCTTTATATCCGCACCTTTGCAGTTATTCCACTAACTGAGGACTGTGGAATGGTAGAATGGGTACCCCACACTCGTGGTCTCCGTCATATACTTCAAGATATTTATATTTCCTGCGGGAAATTTGATAGGCAAAAGACTAATCCTCAAATTAAGCGGATTTATGATCAATGCCAAGGTAAAATGTTGGAAGATGAGATGCTGAAGAACAAAATCCTTCCAATGTTCCCTCCTGTTTTCCACAAATGGTTCTTGAACAACTTCTCTGAGCCAGCTGCCTGGTTCAGGGCTCGGCTTGCTTATTCACACACTACAGCAGTCTGGTCCATGGTTGGGCATATTGTGGGCCTGGGTGACCGGCATGGTGAAAATATTCTCTTTGATTCTACCACAGGAGACTGTGTTCATGTTGATTTCAGTTGCTTATTTGACAAAGGCTTGCAGCTGGAGAAGCCAGAGCTGGTGCCTTTTAGGCTAACCCAG AACATGATTGATGGTTTGGGAATTACTGGATATGAAGGCATTTTTCTGAGGGTCTCTGAAATAACACTTTCAGTACTGAGGACACATAGGGAGACTTTAGTGAGCATTCTTGAAACGTTCATCCATGATCCTCTTGTGGAGTGGACAAAATCTCATAAATCCAGTGGGGTTGAAGTTCAGAACCCCCATGCACAG AGAGCCATCAGTAATATAGAGGCCAGATTGCAAGGAATTGTTGTTGGGGTTGGAGCAGCACCATCATTGCCTCTAGCTGTAGAAGGTCAGGCTCGTCGCTTGATTGCAGAAGCAGTCTCACACAAAAATCTTGGGAAGATGTATATATGGTGGATGCCTTGGTTCTAA